A stretch of Phoenix dactylifera cultivar Barhee BC4 unplaced genomic scaffold, palm_55x_up_171113_PBpolish2nd_filt_p 001120F, whole genome shotgun sequence DNA encodes these proteins:
- the LOC120108001 gene encoding type IV inositol polyphosphate 5-phosphatase 7-like, with translation MNIGLPLLVYFAPNPIAELDADFEGSAMRQKSSLLLHRRSFQSLSRSLRIDGDIMVPQSRLDRRFSVCERVSFGSRPSDFDPNFRWCGSSDDENFGIESPSTVIFSPMSYGYGDSSVEERERPSGKSRYCSVASKQMVGIFLTVWVRSEIRDDVKNLKVSCVGRGLMGYLGNKFPGILLRQHQADEEEEEEDDDDHLLVVWSVL, from the exons ATGAATATTGGCCTCCCATTGCTTGTCTATTTTGCTCCCAATCCAATTGCTGAGCTTGATGCCGACTTTGAGGGTTCGGCAATGAGGCAAAAGAGTTCATTGCTGCTTCATCGACGGTCGTTCCAGTCCCTGAGCCGCAGTTTAAGAATTGATGGAGATATCATGGTCCCACAGTCAAGGCTGGATCGTCGATTCAGTGTCTGCGAACGTGTCAGCTTTGGGAGCAGACCAAGTGATTTTGATCCCAATTTTAGATGGTGTGGGTCATCTGATGATGAGAATTTTGGCATAGAGTCACCTAGTACAGTCATTTTTTCACCAATGTCATATGGCTATGGTGATTCATCagtggaagagagggagagaccaTCAGGAAAATCTAG GTACTGTTCGGTGGCAAGTAAGCAGATGGTTGGGATATTTCTCACAGTATGGGTGAGGAGTGAAATTAGAGACGATGTAAAGAACTTGAAGGTATCTTGTGTTGGCAGAGGTTTAATGGGTTATCTCGGTAACAAG TTCCCAGGTATTTTGTTGAGGCAACACCAAGctgatgaggaggaggaggaggaggatgatgatGATCACCTCCTTGTAGTGTGGTCAGTACTG